Within Myceligenerans xiligouense, the genomic segment CACATCGACCTCTCGAGGGTCCTGCCGCAGGTCGTGGTACTCCCACAGCGTCTCGACGTCCTCCCGCACCCCCGCAGGGATCCTGACGTTCGGCATATCGGGACCATACGTCTCAGAGCGCCGCACGGCACGAGCGGGCTCCTGGCCCCCTCCCGTCGGCCCCCGATGACGGGCCTTTTCGTTCATGTCGCCACGCGCTTCCGGTCGATTACCAGCGGCATGCGGAGACAACGTAGCGGAAGATTCACCCATTTCACGACCCCGCGCCAGTGATCCCCCGGCGGCGGGATCGCTGGGATGATGCCGCGCCGCACGCGCCCGCCCGGAGCCGCCGCCGCCGTGGGATCTCGGACTCTACCTGCACGTTCTCCGTTCCTCCGGCTCCGCGTCGATGCCGAATCCGGCAGCCTCGACGACGCGCTGCAGCAGCGCGAACGTCGGCTGGAACTTGCCCGACTCGATCCGGCTGACGGTGGACCGCGAGACGCCGGCCAGTTCGGCCAGCACGCTCATACTCAGTTCCCGCTCCCTGCGGACACGGGCGACGATCTCGGCTGCTGTGCTCACGGTTCCTCCGCGCTGTGATACCTGGCTGGACGCACGACAAGGCCCGCCGGTCGGCATTCCACCGGCAGACCTTGTCCTGCCCCGAGCCTATTCATCTAGTTTTCCACTGTCACGCCCAAGGAACCGGCGGGCTGCGAAAGGTTGCGCCTCATATCCGCGTCGGGTATTGGCCGTCATCTGCCGGTCAGCCAAACCCAGTACCCTCAGCGCACATGAGCACCGTCTCGATCGCGCGCACCGCGCGACGCCTCGCCGCCGAGCATCCCGCGTGGATGCTGCTGCGGTCGGGGGACGCGGCGGCCGCCATCACCCTGCTGGGACAGCACCTCGGCCAGGACACGCGCCGCCTGCCCGAGGCCGAGCTCGTCGAGCGGCTCGAGGACGACATCGCCGAGCT encodes:
- a CDS encoding helix-turn-helix transcriptional regulator — protein: MSTAAEIVARVRRERELSMSVLAELAGVSRSTVSRIESGKFQPTFALLQRVVEAAGFGIDAEPEERRTCR